The following proteins are encoded in a genomic region of Sporichthyaceae bacterium:
- a CDS encoding DUF2993 domain-containing protein codes for MRPGKVLTIGVVVLAVGSLVADRGAKLAIERVAASRMQSSLDTSKRPSVDMGGFPFLTELIRGKFDNVTVDMVGASGGKVTVAHLHADLHGVRQDNGGVRADSITGTGHIDYDALSAAAKPLQISYGGAGLVQVTAKVTVLGRNLTASASGQPRIEHSTLIVKPERASTSVTGDAGEAAAAVPEVSVPLRDIPPNLNIKLTPAAGGVDFTFDGTDVQLTANYPSTNSSARAPAAIWPLTVPERRQALGAPVHRLAS; via the coding sequence ATGCGTCCCGGGAAAGTGCTCACGATCGGCGTGGTGGTCCTCGCCGTGGGCTCGCTCGTCGCCGACCGCGGGGCCAAGCTCGCGATCGAGCGGGTGGCCGCGAGCCGGATGCAGAGTTCGCTGGACACCAGCAAGCGGCCCTCGGTCGACATGGGCGGGTTCCCGTTCCTGACCGAGTTGATCCGCGGCAAGTTCGACAACGTGACCGTCGACATGGTCGGGGCCAGCGGCGGCAAGGTGACGGTGGCCCACCTCCATGCCGATCTGCACGGCGTGCGCCAGGACAACGGCGGCGTGCGGGCCGACTCGATCACCGGCACCGGCCACATCGACTACGACGCGTTGTCCGCGGCGGCGAAGCCCTTGCAGATCTCCTACGGCGGCGCCGGCCTGGTTCAGGTGACCGCCAAGGTCACCGTGCTGGGGCGCAACCTGACCGCGTCGGCCTCGGGCCAGCCGCGGATCGAGCACAGCACGCTGATCGTGAAACCGGAGCGGGCCTCGACCTCGGTCACCGGCGACGCGGGGGAGGCCGCTGCCGCGGTCCCCGAGGTGTCGGTGCCGCTGCGCGACATCCCGCCGAACCTCAACATCAAGCTGACCCCCGCCGCGGGCGGCGTCGACTTCACGTTCGACGGCACCGACGTGCAACTGACCGCCAACTACCCGAGCACGAACTCCAGCGCGCGGGCACCTGCCGCGATTTGGCCGCTGACCGTGCCGGAGCGGCGCCAGGCCCTGGGCGCACCGGTCCACCGTCTCGCATCCTGA